A portion of the Zootoca vivipara chromosome 6, rZooViv1.1, whole genome shotgun sequence genome contains these proteins:
- the FEM1A gene encoding protein fem-1 homolog A produces the protein MDLRLAVYNAAREGKLKLLQKLLGTKSREELEELTAGPGGGEGSGGTPLLIASRHGHREVVEYLLDHCGARVEAGGSVSFDGETIEGAPPLWAASAAGHLDVARSLLERGANVNQTTLTNSTPLRAACFDGHLEIVRYLVGERGADLEVANRHGHTCLMISCYKGHTEIARYLLQRGADVNRRSVKGNTALHDCAESGSLEILRLLLASGARMEKDGYGMTPLLAASVTGHTNIVEYFIEGALEEEEAAVGDSSQAEDRDGGSAAGDGRPQVYCTREAAVEALELLGATFVDKKRDLLGAYKHWRRAMGLRHQGGQYLAKPEPRQLVLAYDYSREVSTAEELETLVIDPDEMRMQALLIRERILGPSHPDTSYYIRYRGAVYADSGNFERCINLWKYALEMQQGNLEPLSPMTASSFLSFAELFSYVLQDRSKGTLATQLGFPDLMGVLSKGVREVERALLHRKDPVADCAQFTKALAIILHLVFLLEKVECAPEQEHQKRQTIYRLLKCNPRGKNGFTPLHMAVDKDTTSVGRYPVGKFPSLHVVNLLLECGADPDGRDYDNNTPLHVAARNNCPLIMSALIEAGAHMDATNAFKQTAYELLDEKLLTKAMMQPFNYITLQCLAARALDKHKIPYKGFIPEELEAFIELH, from the coding sequence ATGGACCTCCGCCTGGCCGTCTACAACGCCGCCCGCGAAGGCAAACTGAAGCTGCTGCAAAAGCTGCTGGGAACCAAGAGCCGAGAGGAGCTGGAGGAGCTGACGGCTGGCCCTGGCGGCGGCGAAGGGTCTGGGGGCACACCGCTGCTGATCGCCTCACGCCACGGCCACCGTGAGGTGGTCGAGTACCTCCTGGACCACTGCGGCGCCCGGGTGGAGGCGGGCGGCTCGGTCAGCTTTGATGGTGAGACCATCGAGGGAGCCCCTCCGCTTTGGGCTGCGTCGGCCGCCGGCCACCTGGACGTGGCTCGCAGCCTGCTGGAGCGGGGGGCCAACGTGAACCAGACCACGCTTACCAACTCGACACCGCTGCGGGCAGCCTGCTTCGACGGGCACCTGGAGATCGTGCGCTACCTGGTGGGCGAGAGGGGGGCCGACCTGGAGGTGGCCAACCGCCACGGCCACACCTGCCTGATGATCTCGTGCTACAAGGGCCACACGGAGATCGCCCGCTACCTCCTGCAGAGGGGGGCAGATGTCAACCGCCGCAGCGTCAAGGGGAACACGGCCCTGCATGACTGTGCTGAGTCCGGAAGCCTGGAGATCCTGCGTCTGCTGCTTGCCTCCGGGGCGAGGATGGAGAAGGATGGGTACGGCATGACTCCGCTGCTGGCCGCCAGCGTGACCGGCCACACCAACATCGTCGAATACTTTATAGAGGGAGcgttggaggaagaggaggcggccGTAGGGGACAGCAGCCAGGCCGAAGACCGAGATGGGGGTTCTGCTGCCGGCGACGGCCGTCCCCAAGTTTACTGCACGCGGGAGGCAGCTGTGGAAGCACTGGAGCTCCTGGGAGCCACCTTTGTGGACAAGAAGCGCGACCTGCTGGGGGCGTACAAGCACTGGCGGAGGGCAATGGGCCTGCGCCACCAGGGCGGGCAGTACCTGGCCAAACCGGAGCCTCGCCAGTTGGTGCTGGCCTACGACTACTCGCGGGAGGTGAGCACGGCGGAGGAGCTGGAGACGTTGGTGATCGACCCGGACGAAATGCGCATGCAGGCCCTTTTGATCCGCGAGCGCATCCTCGGCCCGTCGCACCCAGACACCTCCTACTACATCCGCTACCGGGGGGCCGTTTACGCCGACTCGGGGAACTTCGAGCGCTGTATCAACTTGTGGAAGTATGCGCTGGAGATGCAACAGGGCAACCTAGAGCCGCTGAGCCCCATGACGGCCAGCAGCTTCCTCTCCTTCGCCGAGCTGTTCTCCTATGTGCTGCAGGACCGCTCGAAGGGCACCTTGGCCACACAGCTGGGCTTCCCTGACCTCATGGGCGTACTGAGCAAAGGGGTGCGCGAGGTCGAGCGGGCGCTTCTGCACCGCAAGGACCCTGTGGCGGACTGCGCCCAGTTCACCAAAGCCCTGGCCATCATCCTGCACCTGGTCTTCCTTCTGGAGAAGGTGGAGTGCGCCCCCGAACAGGAGCACCAGAAGCGGCAGACTATCTACCGGCTCCTGAAGTGCAACCCGCGGGGCAAGAACGGCTTTACGCCCCTGCACATGGCGGTCGACAAGGACACCACCTCCGTCGGCCGCTACCCGGTGGGGAAGTTCCCCTCCCTGCACGTGGTCAACCTCCTCCTGGAGTGCGGGGCCGACCCCGACGGCCGCGACTACGACAACAACACCCCCCTGCACGTGGCCGCGCGCAACAACTGCCCGCTCATCATGAGCGCCCTCATAGAGGCCGGGGCGCACATGGACGCCACCAACGCCTTCAAGCAGACGGCCTACGAGCTCCTGGACGAGAAGCTGCTCACCAAAGCTATGATGCAGCCCTTCAACTACATCACTTTGCAGTGCCTTGCCGCCCGCGCCCTCGACAAGCACAAGATACCCTACAAAGGGTTCATCCCCGAAGAGCTGGAGGCCTTCATCGAGCTCCACTGA